DNA sequence from the Lodderomyces elongisporus chromosome 5, complete sequence genome:
AAGTGGAATTTGCGACAAGTCATCGGTTAAAGTGTCTCTCTTTGCTGACAGGAAACCGTCTTCAATTGCATCCTCAACAAGCTTGACAACTTGATTTACCAAACCAGAAATGGTTTGCGTAGCTAACAAACCCAACTCGTTGGCTTCAGTAGTATTGACTCCAAGGTATGAGATCAACTCATCAAAAGTGCTGATACCACCAGTAACCAACAAATTAAGAGCACCTGATAACACATCGAGTGGGATCTGTGACAAAGTTCCAATCAAGTCTCTCTTTGAATCAACTTTGGTGTCAGGTGCTAAGTCTCTCTTGGCTGACAGAAATCCATTTTCTATGGCCTGTTCAATGAGTTTAGCAATCAGATTAATTAATTCAGAAGTTGTTTCGGTAGCCAACAAACCCAATTCGTTAGCAACAGTTGCATTGATTCCAAGAACGGATAACAATTCATCGTAGGCAGTGATACCTCCGGTAACCAACAAGTTAAGTGCGTCTGACAACAATGAGAGTGGAATCTGGGATAAGGTACTAATCAAGTCTCTTTGGACTATGGCATCAGCACCAGCATTGGCAGATTCTTCCCCAATAAATTCACGGCGTTTCTTTTGGTCCAAAAGATTGGAAACCTCATTGGCCAACTGACCAGCAGTTTGGCCCTCGACTAAACCCAATTTAGCAGCAGTGGCCTCGGTGACTCCCAAAACTTGAAGCAAGTTGGAGTAAGCAGCTCCCGAGATGACAACATCTTGAGCACCTGGCGCAAAACTTGCAGGGTTGATAGCAGCAGCGTTAGCAGAGACAGTGAATGTAGCAGCGACAACGGCAAAAACTTTGGTTAATCTCATAGttaaaaaagtttttcgagtttgttttggaattgttttttggaGTGTTTGAAATTTAGAGTGTTTggttctttgttgttttgtttgttgttttctagAAAGAGGATTCAAAACAAATCCAATTCAACTCAACTTGTGGACTTTGACCACTATTTATACCATTCtggaaacaaattgaactttacaattctttttgtttttttttcattttcgaAACATGTGGTTCAAATGTTGTCCACCCTGAGTTTTCCATCAAAAGTTCGGTGTCAATTATGGTGTGATACGCTCAACACAAGAgcattgtttttcttttcattgaTTTATAGAAAATTGTGGTTGGTAAACAACCACCATTGCCACAATAGTCGTGAAAACGTGTGTCCATGCATTTATGCATGCATGTTCATATGCATGAACTATTGTCAATTTCACTACAAGCAAAAACTCCATCAAGCACTTATTTCGTTTCGTTTCGTTTCGTTTCGTTATTCGCTTCTCTCTGTCTGTGcttttcatcatctttcttcatttctaATGAATTCCCTTGACGGTGAAACCGAGGTCGGAATCCGGAATTCGTGTTTCATGGTTGCTACTTCTCATTCTCTTTACAATAGAAGACAATGAAGAGAAATAGCTGTTGCGAATTATGGGTCGTAGCATCGATGAGAAGTACAAAATGCAGTCTATTATTTTCTGCAGaggataataataataggtaaaaaaaaaaggaatcaGAAGAACAATCAACTAACCGATGCCAGTGTTACTACTGGGTTGAATTAGAAGCCAATATTTATGTTATTcgtgaatttttttttcgacCATGGTGAGCCACAAAATGTAGAActaaatgttttttttatttttcaagtttggaGTACTAGTGAAAGGATGTTTGAAGAGGAAAGACatgataaaaaagaaagaaaaaaaaaagcagaagaagaagaagaagaagaagaactttAACCTTGAAACAACATATCATGAGTAGTGGCGAGGAAGCATGTGAATGTTTGTTCTTGGGTTCTATCGTTCATCCATTCCATTGATTTTTAGGGAAGAAGGGGGAATAAGTTTGAATGCAAAAAGCAGCTGAGTAAAACAAGTATTATATCGTCAATTGTCCTTTAGTGGCTTTAATCCTTTGGAATTTGCATTGTTTGGTTTCCACTGCATGCCAAatgaatagaaaaaagtgAGGGTTATGCGATGTTACATGAAATTGACGGGCCGAATTGAAACAATATCACAGACATACAAACAGAcactttttcattctctctttctagcttttccttcctttccctccatttttttttccacgCTTTCATTTCTCCTCTCATATATAACCACAGTCCACTATAATACGAAAAGTCACCTTAGAAAAACGGTTTTGAAGATCAGCGGGTCACCGTTTAGGTACGAGGTCGGCAAAATTATTGTTTGAAgtggagagaaaaagaaaaaggagagTATAATTCGGCGAGCAGAGTGGAACATATGATACACAGGTTTGTCGACttgattgcaaaagaaaaatatatcTGGAAAAGATTATGAATTTTGGACTTtggacttttttttttgaatcttaattttatttggaGATAAACGTTGTTGACTTTGAAGGATACAAATGCTTACATGTTTGTCAAGTATCTTACActtcattattttcttctcctccttcttttccatttccttttcctaACATTCGCTTTAAAGACAATGTTTCTTTTGACGCAAATTTTGAACTGCTCTTTCCCCTAGTCCTTCTATTGTCCTtcacttttctctctttcactttctttcttttaatttgtttaattttaatccgcaaatttcatttcttaTCTCGCAAAAGCCATCACATGGATACATTGAGCAAATTTTGTCCTACTCGTTTTAAGAAAATTATACAATACAAGTGccgaaaagaataaataaaaaaaaaaccaacatAATAgagcagaagaaaaggaaaagttgGAGAAACAGGAGAGGTTTCTAATTATACACAATTGGGTAAATAATCTTCCAAAAACGACGTTAGTAAATGTGGCGGGCTTAAGGAATGGGTGTGGGATAGGTActtattatcatcatttctttattgtttttgcaaaaagcCACAAAGTAAATGAACCTTTTGTCAATGTGAGTAATTGAGTCATTATTCAGCCAAtgagcaaaataaaatacttGCAAAGAAGGTGAAGTGGTTCGATCATATGCATAACCACCACAACTACCacaactactaccactaccactaccactaccacaacaactactGCCATTACTACAACTGTGTTTGCTATATTCCAAGCCTGCATTCAAGCCTGTTCTTTTGCGTGAAATAAACTAAAGGAAAACAAGAGCGACATTGTTTGGTACCCACAatggtttttcttttctctttaccTTTGAAGAACAATGCACCAGCATTAGCTGTGTGtacttttccaaaaggTAGGTGAAAGCATCGCTAAAATTATCTATTCCtgtctcttttcctcctctcTATTCTTCTTCGATTTTCCTCATCTCATTTCGTCTCATCTTTTtgcccccccccccccccttccTCCTTGTCAGGTTTACTAAAATTCCTTCCAACTAAGCCCTCAACCATTACTGGGTTGCTCTTGTTTGTCTTGTTTGTGGTGCTTGTGTTGCTAATGCTTTTGTCGCCATTTCAAAATGccttaaaataaaagagtacagttgttcttgttttcaatttatttacttatatgttaattaattaattaatttatTATATCGCAAGGTCCTATCGTAATCGGCTATTACGGTGACCAACACACCCCACTGTTTTGCAGTCTACCGTCGTCTAAAGGCCCAGAACTTTTTAAAGATACGTTGTATTCATtaacaaagcaaaagcaaaagattGACAGATGCAAGGAAATTCTCTTACCAAAGCATCCATCTCagctttgtttctttatttgtGAATTCCATTTTACTAGTCCTTTTGGAAACTGAGTAATCTTATCAAATCAAGTAGGATAATTAGCTGCATAAATTTCATGCACTCCGAGAACAataacagaaaaaaaaataccacaaccacaaccacaaccacaaccagcACCATACCATACCATACCATACCATACCATACCATACCACTTTAAATCAATATTTACGCCAATTCTCATCCTTGTTTGTCAAGTTGCATGATGCACGTTTCGGAATAAACGTCAAGACGAATCAAGACACTCGTGTACCTCTTCCGCAACTCTACTGTACCTCTTCTGTACCTGCACATACGTATCTATCCTTTTGCAGGTAAAACATAAAACAGATAAAAACACACAATATTGTTTCATCAATTTCAGTTTATAGACATCGAAAAAATAGGAAGAGGGTATTGATGGGATAGGAAAGCAAGGTTTcgaggtaaaaaaaaaacaaaaactttaGAATATACAAGTTTTGGGTCATTCACAGTGGAAACAATGGGACTACATTCCTCCAAAAccaattaaacaaaaattacaatAAGAGAAAGCTTCACTATGAATTGAGCCCTTACGGTTCAAAGCCACCTCCTTCAAttacccaaaaaaaaaagctttcTCTtcatgttttgttttattactttttatttttttgtccttcAATTCATTTCCCTCGTCGAATGCTTCTGTAGCTGCTCTGTTACTCCTGCCTATTGCTTCTACAATTGAGTCTAGTATAAGTGGTATTGTTGCAAGTGTGTGGAGGTGATTTTATCTTCcagtttatttttttatttcacaCCCAAAAGTTTTGCACTTTCCAAATTGGTGCATTttgcattttcttttcaacatttgACACATTGCGagtgttcttcttcttcatgcCGCTCGCCCTTAACCGCCGACTCTTCTTATCGCAGACTGGTTTATTGTTTACTCtgtaatttgtttttttcctttttttttttttttttgctcttttttatttttttatttttgtttgaattCAAGTAGATAGATACATCTCATCTAGAGCAATTTGAATCAACCATTCGTGAAAACAGCTTATGACATGATATGACATGACGACAAAGCTGGAACTTCGTCAAACATTGAAAGCGCTTGATTATGAGTTTGCCACAAACTTACCGCTTCATTTATACTCTACATTTCTCCTCCATCGCATCAATCCGCGTTTCCCCAAACGGGCATGGTCAACATGGCCTAAGCGATTCGAGGAGGTTCCTATTCCCGATACCAAGTTTGAAGATGATGTGATTGACCCATACGACTCTGAAATATATGAACATGACATTTCATTCGACGAGGATATGAATAAATATTTGCTTGCCGAGCACGATCGATTGACGAATAAAGGACTGAAAATACTGAAGAATAAGAGTTTTCTTTCCAAGAGTAATAACattagaaaaagaagcgAGCAAAATGATAGtcaagatgatgatgataataataacgaAACAACAGGCATCAAGCCAGTGGAAAATGAATCTATATATGTTGAGGAAAGtgacgatgacgaagaagaatataGAACTGAAGAAAAGCAACCTGGAAATAACGCCAGTGGCGAACCCGTTGCTCACGGACAACACTTGACTGAAGAAGAGATGAAACGGAGAGTGGTTGATATAGTCTACCACGAAACAGCGCCGAATGCCAAATCAGTGCTTGTTAATGCCATTCATGGACTCATTGAATCCAAAATTCAGCAAAAGATtcagaaaatgaaagaaaaggggaAAATTGATAAATCACTTTACATGACCGACGAATTGCCTCGCCAAACACTTATACCTATATGCAATCAAATTGCAGGACGATTTGATCAGGTGTTGAACACTTTGTTTCGCACATATACACCACGagtgcaaaaacaaatgagaTTAACCCTTATTGAATGGCAACATGTGGTGTCAGCAGCCGTGGCTAATGCAATTTCGCGACCGAATTTGGAGACAATGAGTTTGGTGCCGTTGGAAAACGTGTTTCAACAAtgtaaatttttgtttgacGGCGAAGGCGTAAGTGCAAATGTGTACCAATTTGAAGACTCCGTTGATCAGAAAGCAGTGAGTAAAGTGTTTGATGAGAATGGAGGGTTTAATGTTGTTGAATATTTGAAGTACTTGGGGTCACAGAATATACCATTACAGGGCCCACTCACTTACACTGATCTTGCTGAGCAACACATGGATTACACTAATGCAGAGATTGAAAGGAAATCTAAGCTTGAAACAAACATTTTGAATGCGTTAAAATTGGTCAAGGAGAGCAACCGGGTTGCacataatgatgatgatgatgatgaagatgaagaaatcGAAGATTTAGAAGACGTGTATACGATATAATAGATTGCGGTTTCATTTCAGTAATTAATGATATTACTATTgccattattattattattattattaaaattattattagtattattattattcagACTGCTATTACCATTATTACCATTATCAACATTATTATTAAGTAGCAATTATTAAAGCATTAATTTATTCTATGCATGGTGAAACTGTTCCCAATCACCTCCTTCCTCTCCAGTTGTCCAAgtatacaattttttttttctttccaaattATATTCTTATAACGACAAAAAGTATTCAcgattcattttttgtttctacaTCATGTATGCGTGTATACATAGAAACAGAAAGTTGATCATCCTTAAAATCCTAGTTTCTCTTTTCGTATGTGCTCTCAATCTCAGTGTTGAAAATCACATCCCAGAACCTTGATGTGACACCAAAACCCATTTCGTAGTTTTTGTAGTGGTGCTCCAAATGGTACGTCTTCAAGTCTTGAAGGTATTTGGGCAAATGGGTGTGGTGCAAAACATAGTGAGTAACGTCATACATGATATAGCCCAAGGTACCACCGGCAAATCCCGAGCATGCCATGTAGAATGGAAAGATGGAGAAAACCAATCTGTAGAATGGGTATGCCAAGATGATAAATAATGTAGGTGGCAAAACCAATCTGTATCCATCCATGGGCAAATAATGATGGACACCATGTAGAAGAAAGTGTAAAGTCAAAAACACAGGATGGTCGGGCAAGTATCCATCCAAGTGGAAAACAAATCTGTGCAAACCATACTCAACAATTGTCCACACAAACAATCCCATGGCCCATAAACTCAATGCAATTAATGGATGTTGATTGGTCAAACCAATGTAGAATAAATACATATTGGGTGGAAGCCAAACAAGTGGCACGACCCACCACGGAGTCAATGAGAGTGGCTCCAAAAAGTTCCCAAACAATGGCGCAGAACCTTTACCGTAATGTCTAGGTCTATGCACCTGGTCCAAATAAAACTCCTTTGAATAGTTACTTCTAAGTAATTGCATGAGCAATGGTTTGTTCAAGTCCAAAAACTTGTGCTTTTTGGCATCTTCCTCAAAATCGGTTTGAATAGATAACTTCTCTGCTGGGGGTAAATGGTCATGGAACTCATACATGTCAAAATCATCCGACTCATTCAACTTCATCTCTACAGGGGTTCTGTTCCTATTCTCAATCAACTCGCGCTCTTCAATTTCAGTTGCCATGTAGCCGATAAGCATTTCGTCGTCAAGCATTTCATAGGCGCTTTCAGAGTGTTCGTGGCTAGTGGTGTCTGCCATGATTTCCGTGATATCCTTACCGGCAAAGGGCAAGATGATGTCGGCACCGGCTGGATGCTCATCAAGAAACCCAGTAACATTGTAGATTTTTCTCTGGTATAATGTAACCCAACAGTCATTTTTGGTGTTGTGTTTGGCAACTTCCGAACTTGCCAATAATGGTAAACTTCGTGGCATCTGGACGTGGGCGACTAGTGTGTAAGCTGATGAGTAAATaagtgtgtatgtgtgtgtgtgagtgtgtgtgtgggaGGGGGGGTTGGAGGTGAAAATTATAAAGTCGGACAACTAAGTTTAACTAAATATGTTCAGTCCAATCTAGTtttgtatatgtgtttaagcaaatatatagatatatgtATCTATATTCTATAAATACACCTGTGAGTCTATGTGGATATGGATATATTAGTATATCGTCGGAAATCCAGGTTGTTTTCACTTTGAGTGTGTAATGGAGAAGGGGCGAAGCgagaggaagagaagagtACTTAATTTTTGCAGTGGTATGATTTCTTAATATGGATTCTTTGTGTTTTATAAAGATGTcacttttctgttttttgtcgtttcttttttttctttttttttttctgctttcCGATTTTGCTCTATGTCGTGTCTCACATCCATGCATACatagtttgtttgtttgtttgtttgtttgtaagAAACAAGCAATAGGGGAAATAGGAGATAATAaacagaaataaaaaaaagaaaagaaaagaaaagggggCGGGGGAATGGTACAAAGAATAGGGGCCTGCAGTAGATGCTCTGGTCATGTGATATtcatctttgtttttttttttttttttggcataTTGCTTTTGAacgaaaatgaaatttcaAGCTGGTGATAAATCCCATTAATAACCAGATACCTCACAGTGTAGTTCAAGAATCGCAAGGATACAATGAAAGTGTgagtatgtgtgtgtgtgtgtatgttacttttcttttgttttctttttgaaatatatatattcttttggATGTTGATACCCAACGCATTATATTCTGCACCACTTAATTTAAACGAGAATAACCGAcggaaaacagaaaaataTTCAACAACCTGTTGTGAGTAAAGCCGATGTGTACAAGACGCGTCAATTATTTAATTATGCTAACAAATCAACTGTTTTCTTTGTGCTTTGATGCGATTTGGTGAGATTTCTGATTTTGCTGAATTAATTCATTGGTTTTCCGCATATCACGTTATTTCATAAAACTATCTATAGAATCAAACATGTTGTTTTGTAGGGTTCAGAAGAACAGTTTATAACTACTTCTCTTTGATGAGTATCGCTTTCATTTGTGCTGCCTCCTAAAGTACTATTGATCTTGGTTATAAAACATACACAATTAACTGTACTCATCGGTCCTTCAATATCAACGTTGCAGGCTTTAAAGATTGCATGAAGGGCAAAGAAGTTAACATAAACGGGTCTTTTATCATGtttcctctctttttttttggcatttTGAATATCCAGAGCTCTATAATAAATCATTGCTCAAATTATATTCTCTTTATTGTTTGAGACACCCTTATTGGGCAACTCATCATAATATCTTCAAATTCTTGGTTATATAGTGGACACGGTATCTCCATATTTGTTCATAGTTAGTTGTGGTTGAGCTTTGTCAAAAGAAGTTACATGTTGAGGCCCATATTTTGGTTGTATACTGTGTTACGGTGAATATGCATCTTGTAGATTCTTTCGGTGTGCTTCAATTAtcaattttggttgcaaattATTCTTCtacgcaaaaaaaaaaaaaaataataataaataataaattaataaatacaacagaaacagaaacagaaacagaaaccgCACATCATCGCCAGGCTCTTAATTCCTACACTCATCCTCCTCCCCTCCCCGCAATATACACCACCAACTGCCTATTTGCACAATAATAGTGGTTTAAGAAAATGAATTCAAACCCAAATTAAGATACAATTGAGCGACCCAAGAAAAATGACGTTGCTCAGGTTCTTGACCAACTACTTGGAAAGCATAGAAACATAAAAGATGAGTGagta
Encoded proteins:
- the SCS7 gene encoding fatty acid alpha-hydroxylase (BUSCO:EOG09263KDI): MPRSLPLLASSEVAKHNTKNDCWVTLYQRKIYNVTGFLDEHPAGADIILPFAGKDITEIMADTTSHEHSESAYEMLDDEMLIGYMATEIEERELIENRNRTPVEMKLNESDDFDMYEFHDHLPPAEKLSIQTDFEEDAKKHKFLDLNKPLLMQLLRSNYSKEFYLDQVHRPRHYGKGSAPLFGNFLEPLSLTPWWVVPLVWLPPNMYLFYIGLTNQHPLIALSLWAMGLFVWTIVEYGLHRFVFHLDGYLPDHPVFLTLHFLLHGVHHYLPMDGYRLVLPPTLFIILAYPFYRLVFSIFPFYMACSGFAGGTLGYIMYDVTHYVLHHTHLPKYLQDLKTYHLEHHYKNYEMGFGVTSRFWDVIFNTEIESTYEKRN